CAGCGACTAGATTTTCTAATCGATTGTCTTCTGGCCGAAAATTACGATACTCAGGCTAGCTTCCTACAATTCAACATTATTTAACTGTGCAGCAGCTAAGTTGGATTGCATTAAGTTAGCTTCCCTCAGTTTTGCTTCTTTGAAGTTCGCTCCGACTAAGTTGGCACCACTTAAGTCTGTTTCATATAACTCAGCTTCGCTCAAATTAATTCCCGGTAATTGT
The Roseofilum reptotaenium CS-1145 DNA segment above includes these coding regions:
- a CDS encoding pentapeptide repeat-containing protein — protein: MSESERQQLPGINLSEAELYETDLSGANLVGANFKEAKLREANLMQSNLAAAQLNNVEL